The Sulfurihydrogenibium azorense Az-Fu1 genome contains the following window.
ACTATACGAGATTAAACCTTTACTAACAAAAGACGAGATACTTAAGATACAAGACGAGATTACAAAAGTGTATGTATCAGACAAAATAGCAGACTACATTCTTGATATAGTTTGGGCTACAAGGGAAAGTAAGTACTTAGAAGCTGGATTATCAACAAGGGGAAGTCTTGCAATAGTGTCAGCTGCCAAAACAAATGCCTACTTTGAAGGAAGAGATTACATCATCCCAGAAGACATAAAAAAACTCTATCCTTATATTATTCCTCACAGATTAGTCTTTAAACCAGAGTTTGAAGCCCAAAAACAAGAGATTGTAAAATGGATAGTGGAAAACATTCCTATCCCTCTGTGATAAAGATAACAAAAGCAGGCTGGATATTTGTAATAACCACTTTACTAACAGGTTTTGCAGCTGTAAACACCAATAACAACCTTCTATTTTTTATCGTTTCTGCTTTTTTATCTTTTATGGGACTTTCTGGATTTTTTGGTAAAAGGAATATAGATGGTTTAGATGTTGAAATTATCTTTCCCGATGAAATTTTTGCAAATAAGGAATTTATAATTACAGTTAAATTAAAAAACAAGAAAAAATTTTTAAATGCTTTTTTAATTGAAACAGTTTTATTAGATAAATCAGCTGTATTCCCAGTAGTAGAAAAAGAAAGTGAAAAACCTGTAAGTCTAACTGTGCCAAAAAGAGGAATTTTAGAAATATCATCTGTTAGATTGTGCTCCGTTTTTCCATTCAACTTTTTTATCCGTTGTAGAACTGTTAAGGTAGATGTTAAAAAGTTTATCTATCCAGAACCTAAAAGGTATCCTCTTTCTTATATTTTTTCAGAGTACTCAAAGAAAAAAGGAGATATATCTTCACAAAAGTTTGGATACGAAGGAGACTTTGTAGGAGTTAGAGATTACACCCAAGGAACACCTATCAAGTACATAGACTGGAAATCTTCCGCAAGGTCAGAAAAGTTAAAAGAAAAAGTATTTTCTTCTCTTCAATCTATTCCTTTAATAGTAGATTTTGAAAAAGTTGATTTACCAACAGAAGAGAAGCTCTCTTTTTTTACTTACATAGCAGTTAACTACAAACAGTTTGAGAACCTCTTTATAAAGTTTGAAAACAAGATTTATGATATAAGTATAAAGGTAGAAAGAGAAAAATTACTTTCAAGGTTTGCTGTCTATGGAGTTAGTTAAAGAAAAAGTCCTTTCTGTTGAAAAGTTAGTTAAAGTAAACGCTTACATTGCAAGTACTCTTGCTTACATTATAATCTTTCCTTATATATCACCTATTTACAGTTTTGCCTTTTCCATCTTACTTTTAACAGCTCTATACAAAGATTTTTATAAATACTTTACAGTTTCAAGGTTTATCCTTAACACAGTTGGTATATTTTTGGTTTTACTTATGACTTTACAGATAAACCCAGACAACATAGTCCAACCTGCCCTTGATACGATAACAGTTTTACTTGGGCTTAAACTTTTAGAAGATAAAAAATTTAGAGACTACATGCAAGTTTACCTTATAGTGGCTCTCATACTGTCTGGATACACTCTTTTGTCTATTAGTATGGTTTTTTTACTTTACCTTGTCTTCTTTGTATTCTTTCTAAACTACGGTGTGATTTTACTATCTTACTACCAAAAAGACCCTAGTTTAACTTTTGATTTAAAGCAACTAAGGAGTTTTATTTTAAAAACTTCTTTAATACCTGTATTTTCAATTCCAATAACAGTTTTCTTATTCTTTGCACTTCCAAGGACAAGTTATCCAATGTTGACTTTCCTGCAAGGACAGGGTAAAGGAAAAACAGGCTTTTCTGATAATGTATCTTTAGGGGACGTATCTTCTATACAGCAAGATGACTCAGTAGTAGCAAGAGTTGTTATGAAGAAGGTAGGAGAAGTTTACTTAAGAGGAGTTGTTTTTGATTATTTTGATGGTAAAAGATGGCAGTCTCAAGAAAAATTTTTAAATACAAAGTTTACCCGTCTATCAGGTCAAAAAGTAGAGTACACAGTTTATTTAGAACCTACCTATCAGCAGTACTTATTTTCTGTAGATATACCCTACAATATAACATCACCAACTGGATTTATACTCTTTAGAAATCAAGATTTAACCTACAAAGTAGACAAACCTATAACATCAAAAGTTAGATACGAAGGAGAATCTTTTATAACAGACAGCTACTATCAAGAATTAAACTCGTCTATCTACCTACAACTACCACAAATCTCAAGTGATATTGTAAACCTTGCAAAACAGCTAAAAAAACAAACACCTCAAGAAACAGCACAAGAGATTTCTAATTACCTTCAAAATTTTTCATACTCTTTAAAAGACCTTCCATCAGGAGAAAATCCATTAGAAGATTTTTTATTTAAGACTAAAAAAGGAAACTGTGAATACTTTGCCTCAGCTATGGCTGTTTTGCTTAGGTTAAACGGTATTCCTTCAAGGTTAGTAGGAGGATACAAAACATCTGCTTACAACGAAATTGGAGGTTATTACATCTTTAGAGAAAAAGACGCTCACGTGTGGGTAGAAAGTTATATAGACGGTAGATGGGTAAAGTTTGACCCAACCCCACCTATAAGAAATGTTGTAGTTGAAAGCCTATACAGGCAAAACTTTATAAAACAGTGGCTTGAGCTTATTGATTACTACTACACAACCTTTATCGTGAACTACGATTTTTCAAAACAGATTCAACTTATAAACAAAATTAAATCTAACTTTACTAATACCAACCTAAAACTATCTTTTAGTTTAAACAAAAACTTTTTAGCAGCTGCCTTTTTATTTTTAATCTTTATTTACTTAGTATATGTCTTTATCAAACATTTATCTGAACCTTACGAGAAAAGAGTTTTAAATCTCTTTTTGAAAAAGATGAAAAAGTTAGGATACGAAAAGAAAGAAAACGAAGGTTTGGAAGAGTTTGTTTTAAAAATAGACAACCCTAACATTAAAGAAAAAGCCTTAAACTTTGTAAAAGCATACGAGAGCTTCCTTTTTAAAGATATAAAGATAACAGAAAAAGAGTTTAACTACTTAAAAGAGCTTCTTAAAGATTTATAAATACATCTATTGAAAAATTAAAACTAAAAAAGAAAAAAATAACAGTAAAATGATTTTATAAAGTTTTTATCTTTTTGGGGGGTAATGTATGCAGTATTTAGCAGGATTTATTTTTAGTAGCTTTTTAGCTTTAGTGGCTATGTTTATATCTGGACTTGATATAGTTAAATCCACAGTAAATTTTAGTCCTTTGATTATAGCAATTATAATAGGCATAGTTATAGGTAATACAGTTAAAATTCCAGAAGTCTTAAAACCAGGGATAAACTTCTCTTTGAAGAAGATTCTTAGAGTAGCGATAATATTTTTAGGTTTTAGGCTTACTTTTCAAAACATCATTGACGTAGGACTTGAAGGACTTTTAGTAGATGCTTTTATGCTTGTGTCTACTTTTGTTCTTACCGTTTTTGTATCCCAGAGATTTTTTGGACTTGATAGTCAGATGAGTTATATGATTGCATCAGGTTCTTCTATATGTGGAGCTTCGGCAGTTTTAGCAACCTCTCCTATAGTAAAAGGTCAGATGCATCAGGCGGCTATGGCTGTTGCTACCGTAACTATATTTGGTACTATAGCAATGTTTTTATATCCTTTGGTCTATAAATCAGGACTACTTCCCGGGTTAGATGATACAACCTACGGTATATATACAGGTGCAACCGTTCATGAAGTTGCTCAGGTTGTTGCGGCTGGTTTTGCAGTTTCAGACCAAGCAGGTAATACAGCAACTATAGCAAAGTTAACAAGGGTTATAATGC
Protein-coding sequences here:
- a CDS encoding DUF58 domain-containing protein is translated as MIKITKAGWIFVITTLLTGFAAVNTNNNLLFFIVSAFLSFMGLSGFFGKRNIDGLDVEIIFPDEIFANKEFIITVKLKNKKKFLNAFLIETVLLDKSAVFPVVEKESEKPVSLTVPKRGILEISSVRLCSVFPFNFFIRCRTVKVDVKKFIYPEPKRYPLSYIFSEYSKKKGDISSQKFGYEGDFVGVRDYTQGTPIKYIDWKSSARSEKLKEKVFSSLQSIPLIVDFEKVDLPTEEKLSFFTYIAVNYKQFENLFIKFENKIYDISIKVEREKLLSRFAVYGVS
- a CDS encoding transglutaminaseTgpA domain-containing protein; translation: MELVKEKVLSVEKLVKVNAYIASTLAYIIIFPYISPIYSFAFSILLLTALYKDFYKYFTVSRFILNTVGIFLVLLMTLQINPDNIVQPALDTITVLLGLKLLEDKKFRDYMQVYLIVALILSGYTLLSISMVFLLYLVFFVFFLNYGVILLSYYQKDPSLTFDLKQLRSFILKTSLIPVFSIPITVFLFFALPRTSYPMLTFLQGQGKGKTGFSDNVSLGDVSSIQQDDSVVARVVMKKVGEVYLRGVVFDYFDGKRWQSQEKFLNTKFTRLSGQKVEYTVYLEPTYQQYLFSVDIPYNITSPTGFILFRNQDLTYKVDKPITSKVRYEGESFITDSYYQELNSSIYLQLPQISSDIVNLAKQLKKQTPQETAQEISNYLQNFSYSLKDLPSGENPLEDFLFKTKKGNCEYFASAMAVLLRLNGIPSRLVGGYKTSAYNEIGGYYIFREKDAHVWVESYIDGRWVKFDPTPPIRNVVVESLYRQNFIKQWLELIDYYYTTFIVNYDFSKQIQLINKIKSNFTNTNLKLSFSLNKNFLAAAFLFLIFIYLVYVFIKHLSEPYEKRVLNLFLKKMKKLGYEKKENEGLEEFVLKIDNPNIKEKALNFVKAYESFLFKDIKITEKEFNYLKELLKDL
- a CDS encoding YeiH family protein, giving the protein MQYLAGFIFSSFLALVAMFISGLDIVKSTVNFSPLIIAIIIGIVIGNTVKIPEVLKPGINFSLKKILRVAIIFLGFRLTFQNIIDVGLEGLLVDAFMLVSTFVLTVFVSQRFFGLDSQMSYMIASGSSICGASAVLATSPIVKGQMHQAAMAVATVTIFGTIAMFLYPLVYKSGLLPGLDDTTYGIYTGATVHEVAQVVAAGFAVSDQAGNTATIAKLTRVIMLAPLLLFLSFYFAKKHATHGVNLREIPIPWFVFGFIAMVGVNSMSIFSKEIVNIINQVDTFLLTVSMAALGIETSLEKMKKAGMKPIYAAFVVFVYLFVVGYIVTLVFHKVLT